A genomic window from Vigna radiata var. radiata cultivar VC1973A unplaced genomic scaffold, Vradiata_ver6 scaffold_169, whole genome shotgun sequence includes:
- the LOC106779829 gene encoding uncharacterized protein LOC106779829, with amino-acid sequence MEDLWKRAKTFAEEAAKKSQTLTPSSSRIADLVSETAKKSKELAAEASKKADILKSAALRQADQIKSFSDTIAIPPQFAAIATAATTASSSPTAPTPEDLEKFGVSEDLRSFVRGLTSTTFQNFPLSSDEPEVSDVATAGSNVRKDLNEFQEKHATLVLTTVKEISRLRYELCPRTMKERHFWRIYFTLVNTHVAPYEKQYMEEVQLRASAEKNEDTKVEQAAVTGGTGKEAEASGKNVKSRSSKSPSNEQDLDTFLLGDLEDSDEGPDDGEGSFDDDFDKIGNSDVEDEKHAKKTAETS; translated from the exons ATGGAGGACCTGTGGAAGCGCGCCAAGACCTTCGCCGAAGAAGCTGCCAAAAAGTCTCAAACTCTCACTCCTTCCTCTTCCCGGATCGCCGATCTCGTCTCCGAAACCGCCAAGAAATCCAAAGAACTCGCCGCCGAAGCCTCCAAGAAGGCCGACATCCTTAAATCTGCCGCCCTCCGCCAGGCTGACCAGATCAAGTCTTTCTCCGACACCATCGCTATCCCTCCGCAATTCGCCGCCATTGCCACTGCCGCTACCACCGCCTCCTCCTCACCGACCGCCCCGACGCCGGAGGACCTCGAGAAGTTCGGCGTTTCCGAAGACCTGAGATCCTTTGTCAGGGGCCTAACTTCCACCACCTTCCAGAACTTTCCTCTCAGTTCCG ATGAACCTGAGGTCTCTGATGTGGCCACTGCGGGATCCAATGTTCGGAAAGATCTCAATGAGTTTCAGGAGAAGCATGCCACTCTCGTTTTAACTACTGTAAAG GAAATTTCAAGATTGAGATATGAACTATGCCCGCGCACCATGAAAGAAAGACACTTTTGGAGGATATATTTCACACTTGTCAATACTCATGTGGCTCC GTATGAGAAGCAATATATGGAGGAGGTTCAGCTTAGAGCATCAGCGGAGAAGAATGAGGATACTAAGGTGGAACAAGCTGCTGTTACTGGAGGAACTGGAAAGGAGGCAGAAGCTTCAGGGAAGAATGTGAAGAGTAGGTCTTCTAAATCACCCTCCAATGAGCAAGACTTGGATACATTTCTTCTTGGAGATCTTGAAGACAGTGATGAAGGTCCAG ATGATGGTGAGGGcagttttgatgatgat
- the LOC106779850 gene encoding uncharacterized protein LOC106779850, with amino-acid sequence MENITASEIAGLAVGALLFSATVAATKVDAFFSSSQRSSLGMCKRCGNLRRLACSTCKGTGSIREGELLGIKPLEDLFETIDKSESKVKQIACVKCQGKGYFSCLKCSQL; translated from the exons ATGGAAAACATTACAGCAAGTGAAATAGCTGGCTTGGCAGTGGGTGCTCTTCTCTTCTCAGCCACCGTTGCTGCCACCAAAGTCGAtgccttcttctcttcttctcaacGCAG CTCATTGGGGATGTGCAAGCGATGTGGCAACCTGAGGAGATTGGCTTGTTCCACCTGCAAAGGAACTGGCTCTATTAGAGAAGGGGAATTACTTGGTATTAAGCCTCTTGAGGATTTGTTtgaaacaattgataaaagtgaaTCAAAGGTGAAGCAGATAGCATGTGTAAAATGTCAAGGCAAAGGTTATTTTTCATGtctcaaatgttctcaactatAA